The Paenibacillus sp. RUD330 genome has a segment encoding these proteins:
- a CDS encoding alpha/beta hydrolase, protein MESSVDHASYFIDSSTKPKRLHVMEWRPSGTARAIIQVSHGMAEHVARYDSFAREMAQDGYILIGHDHIGHGLSAGAGDLGHMPASGGWQEASMDLQEIALHAKDRFPELPLLLFGHSMGSFLARTCLIDAPDIWQACMLSGTAWNPALALTAGQTLIRLEMMLRGEHARSELLNKIIFGSYNKKFKPNRTRHDWLSVDEGNVDRYIADPYCGFIPSVGFFSSLIATGIPYIQNRKHIAKMNKSMPVYFFSGADDPVGQYGKGVERTFQAFLDAGMSDVTMKLYPDVRHEAIQESNREEIREHLRLWLNSNF, encoded by the coding sequence ATGGAGTCCAGCGTCGACCATGCTTCCTATTTTATTGATTCCTCAACAAAACCGAAAAGACTCCATGTGATGGAATGGCGTCCGTCCGGGACAGCCAGAGCCATCATCCAAGTAAGCCATGGCATGGCCGAACACGTCGCAAGGTATGACTCTTTCGCACGGGAGATGGCCCAGGATGGATACATCCTTATCGGTCATGACCACATCGGTCATGGTCTATCTGCAGGAGCAGGCGATTTAGGCCATATGCCGGCTTCAGGAGGATGGCAGGAGGCTTCCATGGACCTTCAGGAAATTGCGCTTCATGCGAAGGATCGGTTTCCAGAGCTGCCCCTCCTATTATTCGGTCACAGCATGGGATCCTTTCTCGCGAGAACCTGCCTGATCGATGCTCCGGACATATGGCAGGCTTGCATGTTGAGCGGAACAGCCTGGAATCCTGCCCTTGCGCTGACGGCAGGCCAAACCTTGATTCGGCTTGAGATGATGCTCAGAGGGGAACATGCCCGCTCCGAATTGTTGAACAAAATCATTTTCGGTTCCTACAACAAGAAATTCAAGCCCAATCGAACCCGTCATGACTGGCTTTCGGTAGATGAAGGCAACGTGGACCGTTATATAGCGGATCCCTATTGCGGATTCATCCCTTCCGTCGGATTTTTCAGCAGCTTGATTGCAACCGGAATTCCCTACATTCAAAATCGAAAGCATATAGCTAAAATGAACAAATCCATGCCTGTATATTTCTTTTCCGGCGCCGATGATCCCGTCGGCCAATATGGCAAAGGCGTTGAACGTACGTTTCAAGCTTTTTTGGATGCCGGGATGAGCGACGTCACGATGAAGCTTTACCCCGATGTCCGTCATGAGGCTATACAAGAATCGAATAGGGAAGAAATTCGGGAACATCTCAGGCTTTGGCTGAATTCCAACTTTTGA
- a CDS encoding PspC domain-containing protein — protein sequence MKQLFRSRRKKVLFGLCGGLSDYFNVDANLLRILTIILAVCTSGAAIVIYILAALVIPKEHDYNQFPPGNFGSYQDGRGGDFYEGHNDPSRTGFGQGAGGGQHGGPYRNPPQYQEGPATAGWQSDSNRQADLDKMMDDLEKKALRNELEELKAKLSKYEKGE from the coding sequence ATGAAGCAATTATTTCGCTCCAGACGCAAAAAAGTTCTGTTCGGATTATGCGGCGGGCTGTCGGATTACTTCAATGTGGATGCCAATCTGCTTCGTATCCTGACGATCATCCTTGCCGTCTGCACAAGCGGCGCTGCCATTGTCATCTATATCCTGGCGGCGCTGGTAATTCCGAAGGAGCATGACTATAACCAGTTTCCTCCAGGAAACTTCGGGTCGTATCAGGATGGACGGGGCGGCGACTTCTACGAAGGGCACAACGATCCGAGCCGCACCGGATTCGGTCAAGGCGCAGGAGGCGGCCAGCATGGCGGCCCGTACCGCAACCCTCCGCAATACCAGGAAGGTCCGGCAACGGCAGGATGGCAGTCCGACAGCAACCGCCAGGCAGACTTGGACAAGATGATGGATGACCTGGAGAAGAAAGCTCTGCGCAACGAGCTGGAAGAACTGAAAGCCAAACTTTCGAAGTATGAGAAGGGAGAATAA
- a CDS encoding PspA/IM30 family protein — protein sequence MSIIRRVRDITIATLNEHLEKAEDPVRLIDQFLWSTREEIIQSERLYQQYSSHNQQLKMQWLTAEQQKEKREQQAVTALKAGEEQLARIALHEKASAEERARQYRDLYEQGRQSVEDLERNLQEMRSEYQIVYDKREYYSARMESLKLQQRMNARYTGAVSGQPGGKPDGMFRRLDDRITDMEHEARSLRDLRSEGTAGHGGNSSYQSAVEMELEQLKRKLGQGGT from the coding sequence ATGAGTATTATCCGCAGAGTCAGAGACATAACAATCGCAACGCTGAACGAGCATTTGGAGAAAGCGGAAGATCCGGTACGGCTGATCGACCAGTTCCTGTGGTCGACACGGGAAGAGATCATTCAATCGGAGCGTCTGTACCAGCAGTATTCATCCCATAACCAGCAATTGAAAATGCAATGGCTCACCGCTGAGCAGCAGAAGGAAAAGCGGGAGCAGCAAGCCGTCACCGCGCTCAAAGCCGGCGAAGAGCAGCTGGCCCGCATAGCTCTTCATGAGAAAGCATCCGCAGAGGAACGCGCCAGACAGTATCGCGATCTGTACGAGCAAGGCCGCCAGAGCGTGGAAGACCTCGAAAGAAATCTTCAGGAGATGAGAAGCGAGTACCAGATCGTCTATGACAAGCGAGAGTACTATTCGGCTCGCATGGAGTCCCTGAAGCTGCAGCAGCGAATGAACGCCCGTTACACAGGAGCCGTTTCCGGCCAGCCCGGCGGCAAACCGGACGGTATGTTCCGCAGGCTCGACGACCGGATTACGGATATGGAGCATGAAGCGCGCAGCCTCAGGGATCTTCGCAGCGAAGGTACCGCAGGTCATGGTGGAAATTCTTCCTATCAATCGGCGGTAGAAATGGAATTGGAACAGCTGAAGAGAAAGCTGGGACAAGGAGGAACCTAA
- a CDS encoding sensor histidine kinase — translation MAAKKPPGKGQGPTKKNVLETVLWLLIILGLLLIVLQGTGYVEFFAIQGKGALYGLAVIAAALAGAVLNSYLQTSKLREALRKLNQQQSRRKSITIPHSPEEEGSRPEETEEQEEWREQVKFTAVIEERQRLARELHDAVSQQLFAISMTATAVSRTIEKDWERARRQVQLIEEMAAVAQSEMRALLLHLRPVHLDGKNLAQALERLVGELKAKVPMDITVDVDPTILFRPSAEDHLFRIAQEALSNALRHAKASKMVMRLERDGAKAKLSFADNGVGFDLEEKKQASYGLLTMEERIHELGGNIQIHTAPGEGTAIEMWLPLEDGKGGF, via the coding sequence GTGGCTGCCAAAAAGCCTCCAGGAAAGGGTCAGGGACCTACAAAGAAAAACGTTCTTGAAACGGTACTGTGGCTGCTTATCATCCTTGGACTGCTGCTCATCGTGCTGCAAGGAACCGGATATGTCGAATTTTTTGCCATACAAGGAAAAGGGGCGTTGTACGGGCTGGCGGTCATCGCGGCTGCGCTCGCAGGGGCTGTGCTGAACAGCTACCTCCAGACGTCCAAGCTTAGAGAAGCTCTGCGCAAGCTGAACCAGCAGCAGAGCAGGCGCAAATCGATCACGATTCCCCATTCTCCCGAGGAAGAGGGATCACGCCCTGAAGAAACCGAGGAGCAGGAGGAGTGGCGGGAGCAGGTCAAGTTCACCGCTGTCATCGAAGAGCGGCAGCGCTTGGCTCGCGAGCTGCATGACGCCGTGAGCCAGCAGCTGTTCGCCATCTCCATGACCGCAACGGCTGTAAGCCGGACGATTGAAAAGGATTGGGAGCGTGCGCGCAGGCAGGTGCAGCTGATCGAGGAGATGGCGGCCGTGGCCCAATCCGAAATGAGAGCGCTTCTGCTGCATTTGCGTCCTGTTCATTTGGACGGCAAAAACTTGGCCCAGGCGCTTGAACGGCTGGTCGGGGAGCTGAAAGCAAAAGTCCCGATGGACATTACGGTTGATGTGGATCCGACCATTCTGTTCCGTCCCAGCGCAGAGGACCATTTGTTCCGGATCGCCCAAGAGGCGTTGTCTAACGCCCTGCGCCACGCCAAGGCCAGCAAGATGGTCATGAGGCTGGAGCGGGATGGAGCCAAAGCCAAGCTGAGCTTCGCCGATAACGGCGTCGGCTTCGATCTGGAAGAAAAGAAACAGGCCTCCTACGGCCTGCTGACGATGGAAGAGCGGATTCATGAGCTTGGCGGCAACATACAAATTCATACGGCTCCGGGCGAAGGAACGGCCATTGAGATGTGGCTTCCCCTGGAAGACGGAAAGGGCGGATTCTAA
- a CDS encoding PspA/IM30 family protein, with translation MGIFKRLKDITKASMHEALDKMEDPVVMLNQYLRDMEQEIHQAEVTVAKQMANERRMQQRFDEAARSASDRDSKAETALRSGQEDLARKLLEEKLYFEEKVQEYSQLHLEAKSQADELKQQLYGMKDEYYQLRNKRNELAARAQMAKAKKQMSQASANVGSLDTGTASRGFGRMEEKIMQMEAEADVLRRPYGSGYKAEGAASIRPENQLKVEEQLQQLKNKLNPPQAAAAQEDAAN, from the coding sequence ATGGGTATTTTCAAACGCCTGAAAGATATTACAAAAGCTTCGATGCACGAGGCGCTGGATAAAATGGAAGATCCGGTCGTTATGCTGAACCAATACCTCCGCGACATGGAGCAGGAAATCCACCAGGCCGAGGTTACGGTAGCCAAGCAAATGGCCAACGAGCGCCGCATGCAGCAGCGCTTCGACGAAGCGGCAAGAAGCGCCTCGGATCGTGACAGCAAAGCGGAAACGGCGCTTCGTTCCGGCCAGGAGGATCTTGCCCGCAAGCTTCTGGAAGAGAAGCTGTATTTCGAGGAGAAAGTGCAAGAATACAGCCAGCTTCATCTGGAAGCGAAGAGCCAGGCCGACGAGCTGAAGCAGCAGCTGTACGGCATGAAGGACGAGTATTACCAGCTCCGCAACAAACGCAACGAGCTGGCCGCCCGCGCTCAAATGGCCAAGGCCAAAAAGCAGATGTCGCAGGCTTCGGCCAATGTCGGCTCCCTCGATACTGGCACTGCATCCCGCGGCTTCGGCCGCATGGAAGAAAAGATCATGCAGATGGAAGCCGAAGCCGACGTTCTCCGCAGACCTTACGGAAGCGGCTATAAAGCGGAGGGAGCTGCCTCCATCCGTCCGGAGAACCAGCTGAAGGTTGAAGAACAGCTGCAGCAGCTCAAAAACAAGCTGAATCCTCCTCAGGCAGCCGCTGCACAAGAAGACGCAGCGAATTAA
- a CDS encoding response regulator transcription factor codes for MERDSGMARPIKVLLVDDHEMVRIGLAAVLDTEEGIEVVGEAGNGTEGIRLATAYTPDVVLMDLVMEEMDGVETTRRLMEIMPECKVIVLTSYLDDSKMYPVIEAGAFSYLLKTSRASEIAEAIRAAARGQSVLESQVAAKMMSRLRQPKQPVQKPPHEDLTEREMDVLMLVAQGLSNQDIADKLFISIKTVKFHVTNVLNKLGVEDRTQAAIYAHKHDLAVD; via the coding sequence ATGGAGCGGGACAGCGGAATGGCAAGGCCGATCAAGGTGCTGCTTGTAGACGACCATGAGATGGTTCGGATCGGTCTTGCAGCGGTGCTCGATACGGAAGAAGGCATCGAGGTTGTGGGAGAGGCCGGAAACGGAACCGAAGGAATCAGGCTGGCTACCGCCTACACCCCGGATGTCGTGCTGATGGATCTGGTCATGGAAGAGATGGACGGAGTCGAAACGACCCGGAGGCTGATGGAGATCATGCCGGAGTGCAAGGTCATCGTGCTTACGAGCTATCTCGACGACAGCAAGATGTATCCCGTGATCGAAGCGGGAGCGTTCAGCTACCTGCTCAAAACTTCCCGGGCAAGCGAAATAGCCGAAGCGATCCGCGCCGCGGCTAGAGGACAATCCGTGCTGGAATCCCAGGTGGCAGCCAAAATGATGAGCAGGCTCCGTCAACCCAAGCAGCCCGTCCAAAAACCGCCTCATGAAGATCTTACCGAGCGGGAAATGGACGTGCTCATGCTGGTCGCGCAGGGCTTGTCCAACCAGGATATAGCCGACAAGCTGTTCATCAGCATCAAGACCGTCAAATTCCATGTGACCAATGTGCTCAACAAGCTCGGCGTAGAGGATCGCACGCAGGCGGCAATATATGCGCACAAGCATGATCTGGCCGTGGATTGA